One window of the Endomicrobium proavitum genome contains the following:
- a CDS encoding rhamnan synthesis F family protein — MKRILFFVHYNKYNKIAAHVLQTLQSIKHLYDRVVFVSNSPVSHEYKNKLDGLQDKIILRENKGFDFGAWKDALLSENAQELFSYDNITLMNDTGFGPLFPIDGLYKAAEESGVDFWGLTLQQEGLVDIPLLNLREKYPAHIQSYFMSFNKNVVSSDAFVNFWKNVQYETRVENVILKYETQLTHILADAGFKYVAMFNSVSMYETGITTLVKLGVPFIKVKEFKSCGNVRAVKKYTKYPVSLICDYFSQAYPVFAAFFFRDKPYLLFAFKRISKFAYHKYVNRKGKLKIKILKIPVYSKNIKQ, encoded by the coding sequence CAAACATTACAATCTATAAAACATCTGTATGATCGCGTTGTATTCGTTTCAAACAGTCCTGTTTCCCATGAGTATAAAAATAAACTTGACGGGCTGCAGGATAAAATAATTTTGCGTGAAAATAAAGGTTTTGATTTCGGGGCATGGAAAGATGCTTTGTTGAGTGAAAACGCTCAAGAACTTTTTAGTTACGACAATATTACTTTGATGAATGATACCGGTTTTGGTCCGCTTTTCCCTATTGACGGTTTATATAAAGCTGCCGAAGAAAGCGGTGTTGATTTTTGGGGTTTAACTTTACAGCAAGAGGGTTTAGTGGATATACCGTTATTAAATTTAAGGGAAAAATATCCGGCGCATATTCAAAGTTATTTCATGAGTTTTAATAAAAATGTTGTGTCTTCCGATGCATTTGTTAATTTTTGGAAGAATGTTCAATACGAAACACGCGTAGAAAATGTAATTTTGAAATATGAAACACAGCTAACGCATATTTTGGCAGATGCGGGGTTTAAATATGTTGCTATGTTTAATTCCGTAAGCATGTACGAAACGGGCATAACAACGCTTGTGAAACTTGGAGTTCCGTTTATTAAGGTTAAAGAGTTTAAATCTTGCGGTAATGTCAGAGCGGTAAAAAAATATACAAAGTATCCCGTTTCTCTGATTTGCGATTATTTTTCTCAAGCATATCCGGTTTTTGCCGCCTTTTTTTTTAGAGATAAGCCGTATTTGTTATTTGCATTTAAAAGAATATCAAAATTTGCGTATCATAAATATGTAAACAGAAAAGGCAAATTAAAAATAAAGATTTTAAAAATTCCGGTATATTCAAAAAATATTAAACAATAA
- a CDS encoding NAD-dependent epimerase/dehydratase family protein, which translates to MKIIVTGANGYIGSHVVQALLANKEYEVTAVDIDNSNIDANAKFINIDILKNAAASDLYQTLGLPEAVIHMAWRDGFNHASLNHIQDLFSHYGFLKNMIDSGCKNISVMGSMHEVGYHEGVVDENTPCNPLSLYGVAKNALRQMIFICPPPLHKDISLKWFRGFYVCGDDWRNKSVFSKILQMEKEGKTSFPFTDGKNKYDFIDIKTLALYIAKASVQKTIDGIINVCSGKAVSLKDKVEEFLFVNKLKIRPEFGVFPGRKYDSPIIYGDNSKILKIMETI; encoded by the coding sequence ATGAAAATAATTGTTACGGGCGCAAACGGATATATAGGCAGTCACGTTGTGCAAGCGCTGCTTGCCAATAAGGAATACGAAGTTACGGCTGTAGATATTGATAATTCAAATATAGATGCAAATGCAAAATTTATCAATATAGATATTTTAAAAAACGCCGCGGCTTCAGATTTATACCAAACGCTGGGTTTGCCGGAAGCGGTTATTCACATGGCGTGGCGCGACGGCTTCAATCATGCTTCTTTAAACCATATACAAGATTTGTTTTCACATTATGGTTTTTTAAAGAATATGATAGACAGCGGTTGCAAAAATATATCTGTTATGGGAAGTATGCATGAGGTTGGCTATCATGAAGGCGTTGTTGATGAAAATACGCCATGTAATCCTTTGTCATTATACGGCGTAGCGAAAAATGCACTCCGTCAGATGATATTTATCTGCCCCCCCCCCTTACATAAAGATATTTCTTTAAAATGGTTTAGAGGTTTTTACGTTTGCGGAGATGATTGGCGAAACAAATCCGTTTTTTCTAAAATTTTACAGATGGAGAAAGAAGGTAAAACGTCATTCCCTTTTACAGACGGAAAAAACAAATACGATTTTATAGATATCAAAACTTTGGCATTATATATTGCAAAAGCATCCGTTCAAAAAACAATTGATGGAATTATTAATGTGTGTTCCGGTAAAGCGGTTTCTTTAAAAGATAAAGTTGAAGAGTTTTTATTTGTAAATAAACTCAAAATACGTCCGGAGTTTGGAGTTTTTCCGGGCAGAAAATATGATTCTCCGATAATATACGGAGATAATTCAAAAATATTGAAGATTATGGAAACTATTTGA
- a CDS encoding glycosyltransferase yields MKDLISVLIPIYNGLHYLPKTVESLLAQSYKNFEVICIDDFSTDGSLEFIENLSQKDSRFKIYKRTSKGGTAVAGLKYGLPFCSGEYFFYMSQDDFVDKKCFEILYKKAVETGADAVVPNMIWYYGEKSAENKLIKPPKDNYNAILTGKEAFELALPWEIHGFYLRRTELLKKIGYDDSFFTGCEYNSRTYLHYANKVVFADTNFYYRQDNPNAIIKTFKPRTIEDVLGYIKLLHFMKQNNYSRSFRHVWFKNTVNLLGYYKNKVLENYQTFSSQEADMCKIKLNLYRNELVRFALHNGKIHSIARIYRKSKITQKMLRNTSKPFVPLPFYGKCIVGKNTYSAPDLKVENSKTKIGSFVSIAGKVTIGQGEHPVNYLSTSPYFYMSGLGWTNRISETYANPCTIGNDVWIGQNVFIRQGITVGDGAVIGAGAVVVKDVPAYAVVGGVPAKVIKYRFDDETIKELLALKWWNLPDEEIKKLPFKDIKATIAMLKKIRHGK; encoded by the coding sequence ATGAAAGATTTAATATCCGTATTAATACCTATATATAACGGTTTGCATTATTTACCGAAAACGGTGGAAAGTTTATTGGCCCAATCGTATAAAAACTTTGAAGTTATATGTATTGATGACTTTTCTACGGACGGTTCTTTGGAATTTATTGAAAACTTATCGCAAAAAGACAGCCGTTTTAAAATTTACAAAAGAACTTCAAAAGGCGGAACTGCCGTGGCCGGTTTAAAGTACGGTCTTCCTTTTTGCAGCGGCGAATATTTTTTCTACATGAGCCAAGATGATTTTGTTGATAAAAAATGTTTTGAAATTTTATACAAAAAAGCGGTTGAAACAGGCGCCGATGCCGTAGTGCCTAATATGATATGGTACTATGGCGAAAAATCTGCGGAAAATAAATTAATTAAACCTCCAAAAGATAACTACAATGCTATTTTAACCGGAAAGGAAGCGTTTGAGTTGGCGCTTCCATGGGAAATCCACGGGTTCTATCTGCGCAGAACGGAGTTGTTAAAAAAAATAGGTTACGACGATTCCTTTTTTACCGGATGCGAATATAATTCAAGGACATATCTGCATTACGCAAACAAAGTTGTATTTGCAGACACTAATTTCTACTACAGGCAAGATAATCCAAATGCAATAATAAAAACTTTTAAACCCAGAACAATTGAGGATGTTTTAGGATATATAAAATTACTGCATTTTATGAAACAAAATAATTATAGCAGGTCTTTTAGACATGTTTGGTTTAAAAATACGGTCAATTTACTCGGATACTATAAAAATAAAGTTTTAGAAAATTATCAAACGTTTAGCTCTCAAGAAGCGGATATGTGTAAAATAAAACTGAATTTATATAGAAACGAATTGGTTCGTTTTGCTTTACATAACGGTAAAATACATTCTATTGCGAGAATATATAGAAAATCTAAAATAACGCAAAAGATGCTGCGGAATACAAGCAAACCGTTTGTTCCGCTTCCGTTTTACGGTAAATGTATAGTTGGAAAAAATACATACAGCGCGCCGGATTTAAAAGTTGAAAATTCAAAAACAAAAATCGGGAGTTTCGTTTCAATAGCCGGTAAAGTTACTATAGGTCAGGGAGAACATCCTGTAAATTACTTATCAACTTCGCCGTATTTTTATATGAGCGGACTTGGCTGGACAAATAGAATATCAGAAACGTATGCTAACCCTTGTACTATAGGCAATGATGTCTGGATAGGGCAAAATGTATTTATACGACAAGGGATAACCGTAGGAGATGGCGCGGTTATAGGGGCAGGAGCGGTAGTCGTTAAAGATGTTCCTGCATATGCTGTTGTGGGCGGGGTGCCTGCCAAAGTTATAAAATATCGTTTTGATGATGAAACAATAAAAGAACTATTAGCTTTAAAGTGGTGGAATTTGCCTGATGAAGAAATAAAAAAGCTTCCGTTTAAAGATATAAAAGCAACTATTGCTATGTTGAAAAAAATAAGACACGGAAAATAA
- a CDS encoding HAD hydrolase family protein — MNTLIIPCAGKSNRFPNMKPKYLLTHPDGELMIQKAMKGINIDVFDRVIITIVKPHDDKYEAKTILKQVFAKNKKVEICVLEDFTKSASETVYLTLKNMKVSRGGIVVKDSDNYVKTIIRKKINNFITGYDLHKHPNISNIPGKSFLIVNEQNIIDDIIEKKVVSSIISLGVYAFESPDIFISGYEKLSVEKLGGGEMFVSHVISYLISTKKVVFEYNEACGYEDWGTLAEWKDVQKRFRTYFIDIDGVLMKNSGQYGKINWSNNKITIEENINVIKQLQDLGGQIVIVTSRTEKYKTAIQKILNKNGIKPYAIITGLNHSARVVINDFAPTNPYPSAVAINIPRNNSLKEYFQ; from the coding sequence ATGAATACATTAATAATTCCTTGCGCCGGTAAATCAAACAGATTCCCTAACATGAAGCCTAAATATCTTCTTACGCACCCTGACGGCGAATTAATGATACAAAAGGCAATGAAGGGGATAAATATAGACGTTTTTGACAGAGTTATAATAACTATAGTTAAACCCCATGACGATAAATACGAAGCAAAAACCATACTGAAACAAGTTTTTGCTAAAAATAAAAAAGTTGAAATATGCGTGCTTGAAGATTTTACAAAGAGCGCAAGCGAAACGGTGTATTTAACGTTAAAAAATATGAAAGTTTCCCGCGGCGGTATTGTGGTAAAAGATTCAGATAATTATGTTAAAACTATAATCCGTAAGAAAATAAATAATTTTATAACCGGATACGATTTACACAAACATCCCAATATTTCCAACATACCCGGAAAAAGTTTTCTTATAGTTAACGAGCAGAATATAATTGATGATATCATTGAAAAAAAGGTGGTCTCAAGCATTATATCTTTAGGCGTGTACGCTTTTGAAAGCCCTGATATTTTTATAAGCGGCTATGAAAAATTATCCGTAGAAAAACTCGGGGGGGGGGAGATGTTTGTATCGCACGTTATATCTTATCTCATTTCAACAAAAAAAGTTGTGTTTGAATATAATGAAGCTTGCGGATATGAAGATTGGGGAACTTTAGCCGAATGGAAAGACGTTCAGAAACGTTTTAGAACGTATTTTATTGATATAGACGGCGTTTTAATGAAAAATTCCGGACAGTATGGAAAAATTAATTGGTCTAATAATAAAATTACCATAGAAGAAAATATTAATGTAATTAAACAATTGCAAGATTTAGGCGGACAAATTGTTATAGTAACGTCAAGAACGGAAAAATACAAGACGGCTATACAAAAAATATTAAATAAAAACGGTATCAAGCCTTATGCAATAATTACCGGTTTAAACCATAGCGCAAGAGTGGTTATAAATGACTTTGCTCCTACAAATCCTTATCCGTCGGCAGTTGCTATAAATATACCAAGGAATAATTCTCTCAAAGAGTATTTCCAATGA
- a CDS encoding glycosyltransferase family 2 protein, with protein sequence MKTNPLVSICCLSYQHSRYIEQNIKAIWGQDYKNVEILALDDGSKDNSAQILNELEIKSPFKMTALSQSNSGNVGKNFNVMLRRAQGKYILFMSCDDVLTKNAIKEKVDILEEDGNISFVVSKKYLVIDGKGRVNARRSRGLQKSVSSNLQDNINIDQLIDLEYKKFGSFFIQGALFRKSVVDAVGGFDEDMVGDDIVLRTKIFNYVKEHELSFKILNTCGFLYRNADGNLHKNAYRQIKTVAQVLERFFPDKENPPVLADWMRGGFDSMPFEKAYTMFDINGRTSAEYKNVLQLMLKRSNKIRIYRKRFKVVCLFAIFSLILNAIFIYLILK encoded by the coding sequence ATGAAAACAAATCCGCTTGTTTCTATATGTTGTTTAAGCTATCAGCATTCCCGTTATATAGAGCAAAATATAAAAGCGATATGGGGACAAGATTATAAAAATGTTGAAATCCTTGCTCTTGACGACGGATCAAAAGACAACAGCGCGCAAATTTTAAATGAATTGGAAATAAAAAGTCCGTTTAAAATGACTGCATTGTCGCAAAGCAACAGCGGTAATGTAGGAAAAAATTTTAACGTTATGTTGAGGCGTGCACAGGGAAAATATATTCTTTTTATGTCCTGTGACGACGTCTTAACTAAAAATGCTATAAAAGAAAAAGTTGATATATTGGAAGAAGATGGAAATATCTCTTTTGTCGTCTCTAAAAAATATTTAGTTATAGACGGCAAAGGCAGAGTAAACGCAAGACGCAGCAGGGGTTTGCAAAAAAGCGTTTCTTCAAATTTGCAAGACAATATAAATATAGATCAATTGATTGATCTTGAATATAAAAAATTCGGCTCGTTTTTTATTCAAGGAGCTTTGTTTAGAAAGTCTGTTGTAGATGCGGTAGGCGGCTTTGACGAAGATATGGTTGGAGACGATATAGTATTAAGAACCAAAATTTTTAATTATGTAAAAGAGCATGAATTATCTTTTAAAATTTTAAATACATGCGGTTTTTTATACAGAAATGCAGACGGAAATTTGCATAAAAACGCTTATAGACAAATAAAAACCGTAGCTCAGGTGTTAGAAAGGTTTTTTCCGGATAAAGAAAATCCGCCTGTTTTGGCAGATTGGATGCGGGGCGGTTTTGACAGTATGCCTTTTGAAAAAGCCTACACAATGTTTGATATAAACGGCAGAACTTCCGCAGAATATAAAAACGTGTTACAGTTAATGTTAAAAAGATCGAATAAAATTAGAATATATAGAAAAAGATTTAAAGTAGTTTGTCTTTTTGCTATTTTTTCTTTAATCTTAAACGCAATTTTTATTTATTTGATATTAAAATAA
- a CDS encoding sugar 3,4-ketoisomerase, with product MNYKIINMKVFGDERGKLVSLESKKNIPFDIKRVYYIFDTLPQEERGKHAHKNLEQIIVAMDGSCKFVLDDGKEKKEIWLNRPDVGLYIGKNMWREMNHFSYGCKLMVLASEYYDEKEYIRNYDEFLRSLK from the coding sequence ATGAACTATAAAATTATAAACATGAAAGTTTTTGGCGATGAAAGAGGAAAACTGGTTTCTTTGGAATCTAAAAAAAATATCCCCTTTGACATAAAACGCGTATATTATATTTTTGACACGTTACCGCAAGAAGAGCGCGGTAAGCATGCGCATAAAAACTTGGAACAAATTATTGTGGCAATGGACGGTTCGTGTAAATTTGTTTTAGACGACGGCAAAGAAAAAAAAGAAATCTGGCTTAACCGTCCGGATGTAGGGCTTTACATAGGAAAAAATATGTGGAGAGAAATGAATCATTTTTCTTACGGGTGTAAGCTTATGGTGCTTGCAAGCGAGTATTATGATGAAAAAGAATATATTAGAAATTACGACGAGTTTTTGCGGAGTTTAAAATGA
- a CDS encoding DegT/DnrJ/EryC1/StrS family aminotransferase, with the protein MVKFLDLYKINEQYRAEIDAAVKGVIDSGWYLLGKANEEFCKNFANYCGTKYCVGVANGLDALNLIIKAYGFGTDDEIIVPANTYIASILSVSQNGCTPVLVEPDINTYNINPDLIEEKITSKTKAIMVVHLYGQAANIDEILELAKKYNLKVIEDSAQAHGAFSGSKRTGNLGDASGFSFYPGKNLGALGDAGAVTTNNKDLYEKIKAIANYGSKEKYHNIYKGVNSRLDEIQAAVLNVKLKYLDNDNNKRREISKYYRKNIKNPNIILPQVKNEDGHVWHVFAVRAERRDDLKKYLENNDIQTLIHYPIAPHKQQAYKEWNSLSYPITEQIHKTILSLPISPAMEKSEVEKTIDVINGWK; encoded by the coding sequence ATGGTTAAATTCTTGGATTTGTACAAAATTAACGAACAGTATAGAGCTGAAATTGACGCTGCTGTCAAAGGCGTAATAGACAGCGGCTGGTATTTGCTTGGCAAAGCAAATGAAGAGTTTTGCAAAAATTTTGCAAATTACTGCGGAACCAAATATTGCGTTGGGGTTGCCAACGGGCTTGACGCTTTAAATTTAATTATTAAAGCTTACGGTTTTGGAACGGACGATGAAATTATAGTTCCGGCAAATACATATATTGCGTCCATTCTATCCGTTTCTCAAAACGGATGTACGCCTGTATTGGTTGAGCCCGACATAAACACTTATAATATAAATCCGGATTTAATAGAAGAAAAAATAACTTCTAAAACTAAAGCCATAATGGTTGTGCATCTTTACGGGCAAGCCGCTAACATAGATGAAATTTTGGAGTTAGCAAAAAAATATAATTTAAAGGTTATAGAAGATTCCGCCCAAGCGCACGGAGCGTTTAGCGGAAGTAAAAGAACGGGAAATTTAGGGGATGCGTCCGGATTTTCTTTTTACCCCGGCAAAAATTTAGGAGCTCTCGGCGACGCAGGAGCGGTAACAACTAACAATAAAGATCTTTACGAAAAAATAAAAGCTATCGCTAACTACGGCTCTAAAGAAAAATATCACAATATATACAAAGGGGTAAATTCCCGCCTTGACGAAATTCAAGCCGCTGTTCTAAATGTAAAATTAAAGTATTTAGATAACGACAATAACAAAAGACGTGAAATTTCAAAATATTACCGCAAAAATATTAAAAACCCTAATATTATTTTACCTCAAGTTAAAAATGAAGATGGTCATGTGTGGCATGTTTTTGCGGTTAGAGCGGAACGCAGAGACGATTTAAAAAAATATTTAGAAAACAATGATATTCAAACTTTAATTCATTACCCTATTGCCCCGCATAAACAGCAGGCTTATAAAGAGTGGAATAGTTTGTCTTATCCGATAACGGAACAAATACATAAAACAATTTTGAGTTTGCCTATTTCGCCCGCGATGGAAAAAAGTGAAGTTGAAAAAACTATTGATGTTATAAACGGTTGGAAGTAA
- a CDS encoding acyltransferase, whose product MIHPLSDVQSKNIGENTKVWQFCVVLPNAKIGKNCNICSHVFIENDVVVGDNVTVKCGVQLWDGVIIEDNVFIGPNVAFTNDKYPKSGNKNFKLEKTIVKKGASIGANATILPGITIGENAVVGAGSVVTKSVLPNLTVVGNPAKPGDNV is encoded by the coding sequence ATGATTCATCCTTTATCCGACGTCCAAAGTAAAAACATAGGCGAGAATACAAAAGTATGGCAGTTTTGCGTTGTTTTGCCAAACGCTAAAATAGGGAAAAACTGCAATATTTGCTCGCATGTGTTTATAGAGAACGATGTTGTAGTCGGCGATAATGTTACGGTTAAATGCGGCGTGCAGCTATGGGACGGCGTCATAATAGAAGATAATGTTTTTATAGGTCCCAACGTTGCTTTTACAAATGATAAATATCCGAAATCAGGGAATAAAAATTTTAAACTTGAAAAAACTATTGTTAAAAAAGGCGCGTCAATAGGAGCTAACGCCACAATACTGCCCGGCATCACAATAGGCGAAAACGCTGTTGTCGGCGCGGGTTCCGTTGTAACAAAGAGCGTATTGCCGAATTTAACCGTAGTAGGTAATCCCGCAAAACCCGGAGATAATGTTTAA
- a CDS encoding WavE lipopolysaccharide synthesis family protein, which produces MKKFLQRKVPFIYDDKFITFDAKPVKTKDYIAVSNSVKHAQTLAIVMQGPVSYENNFTLETIKLYKKNFINCQIIVSTWDYENNETLKLIENEGCVVLRNKDPQLKDWANINRQIYSSFAGIKKAKDLGFTYVIKTRTDQRLYETNIAEYLFNLLEVFPLDSGASKNQLKRLVSLSFNTFKYRLYDVSDMFLFGHVDDVLKFWSCGFETRDKLPSCKSLKEFAQLRPSEIYYTTEYLKKLGHNIKWTLEDSWRCYAKYFCIVDAGSVGLYWPKYSNLSNRWRNFYGEHPDLEELTFKEWVLLYKSLDNICVPEEYIERQSSGNILKFTLSQKVIKFFINFLPSKKSRRQAREKYLYNK; this is translated from the coding sequence ATGAAAAAGTTTTTGCAGAGGAAAGTTCCTTTTATATATGACGATAAATTTATAACTTTTGACGCTAAACCCGTAAAAACGAAAGATTATATAGCTGTTTCAAATTCAGTAAAACATGCGCAAACTTTAGCTATAGTTATGCAAGGCCCCGTAAGTTATGAAAATAATTTTACTCTGGAGACTATAAAACTTTATAAAAAGAATTTTATCAATTGCCAAATAATTGTTTCTACATGGGATTATGAAAATAATGAAACTTTAAAATTAATTGAGAATGAAGGGTGCGTTGTATTAAGAAACAAAGACCCTCAGCTAAAAGACTGGGCAAATATCAATAGACAAATATATTCTTCATTTGCGGGAATAAAAAAGGCAAAAGATTTAGGTTTTACATATGTTATTAAAACAAGAACAGATCAAAGATTATATGAAACCAATATAGCCGAGTATTTGTTTAATCTTTTAGAAGTTTTCCCGTTAGATTCGGGCGCTTCTAAAAATCAATTAAAAAGACTTGTTTCGCTGTCGTTTAATACGTTTAAATACAGACTGTATGATGTTTCAGACATGTTTTTATTCGGACATGTTGATGATGTGTTAAAATTTTGGAGTTGTGGTTTTGAAACAAGAGATAAATTGCCGTCTTGTAAAAGTTTAAAAGAATTTGCTCAATTGCGTCCAAGCGAAATTTATTACACAACAGAGTACCTGAAAAAATTAGGACATAATATAAAGTGGACATTGGAAGACAGCTGGCGTTGTTACGCAAAATATTTTTGTATAGTAGATGCCGGCTCGGTAGGGCTGTATTGGCCTAAATACAGCAATTTGTCAAACAGATGGCGTAATTTTTACGGTGAACATCCCGATCTTGAAGAGTTGACGTTTAAAGAATGGGTGCTGCTGTATAAATCTTTAGACAATATATGTGTTCCCGAAGAATATATTGAAAGACAGTCTTCCGGCAATATATTAAAATTTACGTTAAGCCAAAAAGTTATCAAGTTTTTTATTAATTTCCTGCCGTCTAAGAAAAGCCGTCGTCAAGCTCGTGAAAAGTATCTGTATAATAAATAA
- the rfbH gene encoding lipopolysaccharide biosynthesis protein RfbH, which produces MKKTLAKILRSSIIGLSGVYYNLAKPDVKTGKYVAVSGKVLGAAELKNLVDASLDMWLTAGRFNDKFESAFAAFLGSKYALTTNSGSSANLLAIAALTSHKLGDRRLKKGDEVITVAAGFPTTVTPIIQNGLVPVFVDVEIGNYNISVNQIEEAVTAKTKAVFVAHTLGNVFDLDAVKEICDKRGLWLIEDSCDALGSKFNGKFTGTVGHIGTFSFYPAHHITMGEGGALCTNDAQLYKIIMSVRDWGRDCWCPPGKDDTCKKRFSMKFGNMPLGYDHKYVYSHLGYNLKITDWQAACGVAQLKKLQGFIHKRNDNFNYLYKQLARFEKYLVLPQLSKKAEPSWFGFTITIKPNDKFTKIDLVKFLEENNVGTRQLFAGNLLRQPVFTDNDIEMRIRNSQILNSKNLTEEHYKLLPNTDTVLNATFWIGVWPGLRQDQLEYIISKFEEFFKHL; this is translated from the coding sequence ATGAAAAAAACACTTGCGAAAATTTTAAGAAGTTCAATTATAGGGCTTTCCGGCGTTTATTACAATTTGGCAAAGCCGGACGTTAAAACCGGAAAATACGTTGCCGTTTCCGGAAAAGTTTTAGGCGCGGCGGAACTTAAAAATTTAGTTGACGCATCTCTTGATATGTGGCTTACCGCCGGACGTTTTAACGATAAATTTGAAAGCGCCTTTGCCGCTTTTTTGGGCAGCAAATATGCCCTAACTACAAATTCGGGTTCGTCGGCAAATTTGCTTGCAATAGCTGCGCTCACTTCCCACAAACTTGGAGACAGGCGTCTTAAAAAAGGCGATGAAGTTATAACCGTAGCGGCAGGTTTTCCCACAACGGTAACTCCTATAATTCAAAACGGGCTGGTTCCTGTTTTTGTAGATGTAGAAATAGGCAACTATAATATTTCGGTAAACCAAATAGAAGAAGCCGTAACCGCAAAAACAAAAGCGGTTTTTGTAGCGCACACGCTTGGCAACGTTTTTGATTTAGACGCCGTAAAAGAAATTTGCGATAAACGCGGACTTTGGCTTATAGAAGATTCCTGCGACGCGCTCGGTTCAAAATTTAACGGAAAATTTACCGGCACCGTAGGACATATAGGCACGTTTAGCTTTTACCCCGCGCACCACATAACCATGGGCGAAGGCGGCGCGCTTTGCACAAACGACGCGCAGCTTTACAAAATTATAATGTCTGTAAGAGACTGGGGCAGAGACTGCTGGTGCCCGCCCGGAAAAGACGATACGTGTAAAAAAAGATTTTCAATGAAGTTCGGAAATATGCCTTTGGGTTACGACCACAAATACGTTTATTCCCATTTAGGATATAATTTAAAAATTACCGATTGGCAGGCAGCCTGCGGCGTTGCGCAGTTAAAAAAATTACAGGGATTTATCCATAAAAGAAACGATAATTTTAATTATCTCTACAAACAGCTTGCAAGGTTTGAAAAATATTTAGTTCTTCCGCAACTGTCTAAAAAAGCGGAGCCGTCGTGGTTTGGTTTTACAATAACTATAAAACCCAACGATAAATTCACAAAAATAGATTTGGTAAAATTTTTAGAAGAAAACAACGTAGGCACAAGACAGCTTTTTGCGGGAAATTTATTAAGGCAGCCGGTTTTTACAGATAACGATATTGAAATGAGAATAAGAAACTCTCAAATTTTAAACTCCAAAAATTTAACCGAAGAGCATTACAAACTTCTTCCCAACACCGACACGGTTCTAAACGCTACATTCTGGATAGGCGTATGGCCGGGGTTAAGGCAAGACCAGTTAGAATATATAATTTCAAAATTTGAAGAGTTTTTTAAACACCTGTAA